Sequence from the Candidatus Accumulibacter similis genome:
CCGAACTACCCCACCCCGAAGGACGCCATCGTGATCGAGATGGTGGACCGCCTCGGTGCCGACGATCGCGAAGCCTTCGAGGAACGCGCCGCCATCATCGAGTACGACGGCCAACTGCCCCGTGCCCACGCCGAATGCCTCGCACTTCTGGAGGTGCTGCGCGCCGCGCAAGGTCTTCAAGTCCTGCAGATAGAACTCGACGGCGGCACCGAATGGCTGCTGACCACCGACCTGGCCTTTGCCCGCGCTTACCTGGCGGACATCGGGGGCAGGGACGTCGCCGTCTTCGCCCCCGCTGACGTCGTCGAGGAGCAGTACGGCGGCGTCGCAGTCCTCGGCACGCTCGGCTGATGCGCCAAACCGACCATCTTATATGGATGAAGCCATCCGCCCCTCTGATTCACCCACCACGTAAAGGAGTCACGCAATGAAGAAGCCCGTTCAGAAAGCATCAGCACCGGAAGTCACCGCCGACGTTGGAACCCCGGAGCAAGCAGCCGCCGAGGAAGCAATCACCGAGGCAACGCCGGGGGAAGCAATCGCCAAGGCAGTCACCGCCAAAGCCGTCACCGCCAAGCCAGCGACCACCAAAGCAGCAACCCCCAAGGCAGTCAGAGCAGTCAAGCCAGTCGTTCCATCCCTGCGCATCCTGAAGGTCGGCCGCTGCCCGACGGTATCCGGGAAATCAACCCTGACGTATCACGTTGGCTGCACCGCCGAATCGGCCATCCAGATTCGTCTGTATGCCAACAGCGGCAACGGCTTTTTCAACCAGGATTGGATTCCCTGGACGGCGATTCAGGAGAGGCTCAAGCCGCAGTCAGGCGAAAGCACGTTCACATCGCAGGTGCTGCACGCGCTGTTCCGTGGAAAGTCGCTCAACAGTCCGGGGTTTCTGATGGCGGTGCTGAAGGCGGAAGGCGTGGTGAAGCCTTCGACGGTCAAGGGCCGCTGCTATGAAGCGACGAAGGACGCGAGGTTTCTGGCGGAGATCGAGCGGCTGATGGCGTCTGCGGTCGATGCAGCAGCGAAACCGGCGACATCCAGGCCGAAGAAGCAGGCTGCCGATACAGCGACCGAAGTGGCGACCGAGGCAGAGACAGAAGGAAGCGGGGATACCGCTGACTGACCTAGCGATGACTGAGTGCTCCGTTCGTTCGAGTTGTAGTCCGGGGGTTCCTCGCGGCGAGCGTCCGTAACTCGAAGAAACGTAAGGCTTTCTCCGAGGCGTCACCGAGCAGCCGCGCAATACCGACCCTATACCGACCGCGACGCGGCCGTGGGTGCTCAGTCTCTGCCTGGCCACGCAAGGGTTTCACCGTCTTGAGCATTTCAATTTTTCACTCCAAGGAGGCCATCGTTCATTTCCTTTCCGAATCAGTACACGCGAGATGGTTTTATCAAGGTTCGTCACTTCACCTTGCTCATCGCTCCTCGCTCCTTGGGGCAGCGCCCTGCCTGGACTGCTGTCGCATGGCTCGAGACCACGATGGTCGATGCACGGGCTCGCTTCAGCCGGCAGCATCGCCGCCCGGTGGCAGCAGCCGATGCACCAGCCAGGAAACGCTGATCGCGCCGCCGAGCAGTGCCAGGGCGACGCGGAGGTCGTTGAGCGCTGCCGGTGCCACGACGAGCAGTCCGCCGAGTCCCAGCATCATCACGCCGGACAGCAGCTTGAGCAGTCGTCCCTCCGCTGCGGACAGCTTGCGCGAGCCGAGGGTGCAGGTGAAGACGAGGGTGATCAGCAGCAGCGGGGTGACGTAGACGAGGTTGTAGAACGCCAGGTAGGCGTAGTGTTGCCACGGCGGCAGGTCGGACAGCGTCAGCAAGCGGGTGTAGACCATCGGAAAGCCGGCGGTGCACAGCAGTTCGTAGGCATTGGCGGCCATGGCCAGGGCAACGGTTCCGAGCGTCAGCGCGGGCATGCTTTCGGCCCGCAGTAGCTCGCGCATCCGCCGGTAGAGTCCGGGCTTGGCGTTTTCGGGAATGCTCAGCGAGACCCCTTTCCTGAACCAGAAGTAATCCTTGATGTTGAGCAGTGCGATGACGATTGCGAGGACGCCGGCCGCAGTCGTCACAAGGCTGATCTCGCCCAGCCAGCGAAAGACATTGAGCCATGCTGCCATGAACAGGAAGTAGATGAGACCCGAGAAGAAGAGGAAGACACTGCCGATGAACAGCATGCGCGCACGGCTGCCGGCATGGATGAGCAGCGACAGCAGGAACAGGAGGACGAAGAAGGCACAGGGATTGAAGGCATCGAGGCCGGCGATGAGGATGGTGAACACCGGCAGCGAGAGCTGGTCCGGCGCCATTCTGCCGAGCAGGGGCACATCGATTGCGCGCGTCGGAGCGCTTGCCGCGGCAGCGGCCCCGGCCGGCTCGCCGCCTTCCTCGCGGCATGACTGCAACGCTTCCTCGAGTGCGCGCCCGGTGGTTTCAGGCCGCTCGAAACCGACTTCCATCCGCCCGCAAAAGAGGAAGGCGGGAACGCTGCTCGCTTCCTGTCCGAGGGATTCGGCGAACGCGATGTAGTCCGCAACCGCGTCCCGGTCGGTCGAGAGGTTGCGGCTGTGCAGCAGCAGCCAGGGATGGTGCGTCGGCAGCGCTTCGACGAAGGGGCGTGCGGCCTGGCAGTGGGGGCAACTGCTGGTCCAGAAGAAGTACAGGTGAACGCGTCGCTCGCCGGCAGCGTCGCTGTCGATCCACGTCGGCGACGCGGCCGCTGCGACCTGCGAGGCGAGGGCGGCGAGTGCCAGCAGGCAGATCAGCTGCCAGCGCCGGCAGCGGGTGAGGAAGCGGAAGCGCTGGCAGGTCGGCATGCGTGTCAGAGCATCCCGTTGAAGACGTAGCGCACGAGCAGGATGCCGCTTGCCGCGACACCGGAAAAGGTGGTGATCAGCTTCGCTTTGAGCGCCTTGCGCAGGATGATCATCTCCGGTGCAGACAGCGCGATCACTGCCAGCGAGGACGTAGGGCCAGACCTTGCCGACGATTTCGCGCACGCGCGCGCCACCGGCGTGCAGGCGCTGCAGCCAGGAGAGCGGTACACCGTTCGCTGGCCCGGCCGGGCGGGCGAGCATTGCCGGTACCCAGTCATCGAGCAGCGCTTCCATCCGCAGCCCGCCGATCAGCAGCCCGGTGAGGATCGCTACCAGCAGCCCGAGCCCGACGTCGAGGGAGGCAACCTGCCAGCCGAACACGCCGAAGAGGCGTACCAGGGCGATTTCATTGACCATCGGTGCCGAGATCAGGAAGGCAAAGGTGAAACGGAGCGGCACGCTGGCGGCGAGAAAACCGATGAACCGTGGCACCGCCGAGCATGAACGGAACGGTGTGACGATGCCGAGTGTGGGCGCCAGCACGTTGCCGATGCCTTCGCGCCTGCCGGCGAGCCGTGTCCGCGTTCTCTCCGGCGAGGCGAGAAGAGATTCTGGGCGACGCCCTCCACGAAGACAACTCCGGTCAGGAGCAACAGGACCTTCGGCGTATCGTAGAAGAAGAAATGCAACGCTTCGCCGAAGCGCCTCGCCCGCGAGAGTTCGGCGACGGCGATTGGCGCGTCGGGAACGGCGGTGAGGTGATTCCAGGCAGCCGGCGAGAGCGCAGCGCCCGTGGTCAGTCCAGTCAGCCAGCAGGCGAGCGTGGCGTTGCGGCTCGTGGCGATGCCCGGCATGTCCTCCATGTGGTGGCTCCAGGTCACTTCGTTGATCGCGTTGCCGACGTGCGTCACTGGCGGCTTCTCCGCGCGTAGGCGACAGAATGACAGAAAGGGCGCACGCTTGGGCCAAGTCGCTGCGCTGCTCGATCAAGGTGGCGAGATCTGCGCGCAGATGGGAGCGGGCGAGGGCCGGCGATCGCAGGGCGTTCGGGGCGCAGGCCGCCGCCAATCGCCGCTCCCGGATGCGCGCAAGTCGCGTAGACTGGCGTCTCCTGAACTCTGAAGGAGAAGCAAGATGATTGGCTATGTGACACTCGGGACCAACGATCTGCCCAGGGCCGCGGCGTTCTATGACGAGCTGCTGAAGGACGTCGGCGCGCGGCGGCTGTGGGAGTTCCCGCGCGGAATTGCCTGGGGTGTGGCCGAGGACAAACCAAGCCTGTGTCTCATGACCCCCTTCGACGAACGCCCGGCGACCGTCGGCAACGGTGTCATGGTGGCGCTGGCAGCCGGTTCGCGCGAGCAGGTCGGGCGCGTCCATGCCAGGGCGCTCGAACTCGGCGGCACAGATGAAGGGGCGGTCGGTCCGCGCGGTGACGGCTTCTTCGCCGGATACTTCCGCGATCTCGACGGCAACAAGCTCGCCGTCTTCTGCTTCGGCTAGAAGCTGGCGTCAGCGGGCAGGCGTGGTTCCGGGGCCCGGGTGGGGAGCGCCGGCGAGATCGGGAGCGCTCTTCAGCCGCAACTGCGACAGCGGCCACTAGGTGCAGACCGGCAAGGTAAAGCCGTTCCCCATCGGTCGTTGCGGCGGGCGGAGCATGCGGGCACCGCTAGAGGGTCGCGCGCGGCGTGAAGCCGCAGACCCTCCCGTCGTCGTCGAAGCGGACCCGGCAGCCCTTGGTCAGCGCTTCCCGCAGTCGCCGGCGGGCGCGCTGGATGCGCGATTTGGCACCGCTGAGCGAGATGCCGAGCTGGTCGGCAAGTTGCCGTTGTGATGCGCCGCCGATATCGCAGAGGGTGATCGCGAGGCGATCCGCCGGCGACAGTTCGGAAAGCACTCGTGGCAGGCACTGACTCAGTTCATCGACGGCTGGCGCAGGCTCGATCGCCGGTGCCGCCAGATCGTCGGGCACTGCGACCTGCTCGCGCGAAGCGCGCAGGCGATCGGCGAGAGCGTTGCGCGTGACGCGAAACAGCCAGGCGCGCCGGTCGTCGATCGTGCAGAAGCGTTCTTCCTGCTGCCACGCCTTGATGAACACTTCCTGCAGCAGTTCATCGGCATCGTCGGCCTGTTCCAGCCGGCGCCGCAGGAAGCGCCGCAGCTCGGCTTCGCAGCTCGACCAGGCGGCGAGCAGGCAGGGGGGGCCATTCATGCCCGCAAGCGGTGGCGCGTCATCGCCCGTCTGTGGCAGCCGCGATGCCCTCCGGCGGCGACGGAAACCAGTGCGCCGTGCGCCGGCAGATCTCGACCAGGGCCAGCATGACCGGCACCTCGATCAGTACACCGACGACGGTCGCCAGCGCCGCGCCCGAGGAGAGGCCGAAGAGCATCACGGCGGTGGCGATCGCGACTTCGAAGTGGTTGGATGCGCCGATCATCGCTGCCGGAGCGGCGTCCCGGTAGGGCAGACGCAGCCACAGCGCCAGGGCATAGCCGAGAGCGAAGATCAGCACCGTCTGCAGGAACAGCGGGATGGCTATCCAGACGATGGTCAGTGGGTTGGCAAGGATGACCTCGCCCTTGAACGAGAACAGCAGCACCAGCGTGATCAGCAGGGCGACAATGGTGATCGGCGTGAGGACTTGCAGAAAGCGTTCCTTGAACCAGACCTCGCCCTTGCGGCCGATGATCCAGCGGCGCGACAGGTAGCCAGCGACCAGTGGCAGCGCAACGTAGATGCCGATCGACAGCAGCAGCGCCTGCCAAGGCACCGGCAGGCGACCGACGCCGAGCAGAAAACCGCCGAGAACGCCGTAGAGCAGCAGCATGGTCAGCGAATTGATCGCCACCATGACCAGCGTCAGCCCGTCGTTGCCGCGTGCCAGGTAACCCCAGACGAGGACCATCGCCGTGCAGGGAGCGATGCCGAGCAGGATGCAGCCGGCGAGATAGCTGCGCCAGAGGGGCACCTCGAGCATTCGGATGCCTTCGTGCAGGACGACGACGCCGGCTCCGTGCGCAGCACCGACAGGCAGGTCGAGCGCGAAGGGCATCTTCACCAGATCGACGGCATCCTCGCCGATCAGCGTCCGCAGCAGCACGCCGAGGAACAGGAAGGCGATGGCATACATGGTGAAGGGCTTCACCGCCCAGTTAACGAAGAGCGTCAGCAGCACCGGCCGGCCGCTGCGGCCGGCCCGGATCACCGAGGCGAAATCGATCTTGACCATGATCGGGTACATCATGAAGAACAGGCAAACGGCGATCGGAATGGAAACCACCGGCGCGCCGGCGACGTCGAGCGACATGCGATCGAGTTCCTGGGCGACGCCCGGGGCGAGCTTGCCGAGGGCGATGCCGCCGGCGATGCAGAGCAGGACCCAGAGGCTCAGGTAGCGCTCGAAGACGCTGTTCATCCTGCGCGGCTCGGCGTCCTGGCCGCCGTTGCCGCAGGCTGGGGAGGCAATGCTCATGTCGGTCCTGGCACCTGCTGGCCATCAAGTCATCGAGGAACGAACACTAGCAGAATTTTAAGTTTCTGGAAACATAGAATCTGCGTTCGCGAGAAAGGCAGGCCGGTTCACTGGCGCTCCGCCCCAGCCCGCTGCCGGCGGTCGACATCGTGCATCCCCTACACATCATGTGGCGGGCCTGAGCAACGGCCCGCACCCGCGGGGCTGGCACGACTTCTCCCCACCCTGACAGACGTCAAGCGGGCGGATCCACCGCCGGCCGCAACTGTGGTCGGCAGATTTCGGGGCGACCGTTGCAGCAGTTCTCCGTCAGGAAGCCGACCAGCCCATCGATTCTCTCCATGCAGGCATGAGCACGAACGAAGCGGCCTTCCTGGACGGTGTGCACGAGGCCGGCGTGGACCAGCGTCTTCAGGTGGAAGGAGAGCGTTGGCGCGGGCAGTTCGAGTTGCTCGGCGATCAGGCCGACGGTCAGGCCGGTCGGCGCATGGTGTACCAGCAGGCGGAAGATGGCCAGGCGACTTTCCTGGGCCAGAGCAGCCAGCGTGGTGACGGCATCGGAATTGTTCATCGTTCCAACGATACCGAAATACTCGCCACTCCGCAAAGGCAAAGCGGCGCGACGGCGGGCTGCGCCGAGCGGCTCCGCGGCGCCGCGACCACCTGCGCAGCCGGCTTCGGAGCGATTGCAGATCAGGCTTTACATGTTTCCAGAATTCTAGCAATATAGAAACGTTACTGGAGCGAACGCCGCGTGCGGCGGTCGGTTCGGCAGCTCCCTGGGGTCCAGCGGAGCATCATCCACCCATCGGAGGAACGAGCAATGACGGTCAAGGTCGGCATCAATGGTTTCGGTCGCATCGGCAGGCTGGCGCTGCGCGCCGCGTGGAACAATCCGCAGCTCGAGTTTGTGCACATCAACGAAGCGAACGGGCCCGTCGAAGCCGCCGCACACCTGCTCGAATTCGACTCGGTGCATCGCCGCTGGCAGCACGAGGTCGGTGTCAGCAACGGCCGCATGGTGATCGAGGGCCGGTCGATCGGTTACAGTACGGCAAAGGATGTCGCCAGCGGCCCATGGCGCGAGGCCGGCGTCGATATCGTCCTCGAGGCGAGCGGCAAGTGGCGCACGGTCGAGCAGCTCTCGCCCTACCTTGCGGCTGGTGTGAAGAAGGTGATCGTCGCTGCGCCGGTCAAGGATGGCGATGTGCTCAACATCGTCATGGGAATCAACGATCGGCTCTACGATCCGTCGAAGGATCACATCGTCACGGCCGCTTCCTGCACGACGAACTGCCTCGCGCCGGTGGTCAAGGTCGTGCATGAGGCGATTGGCATCTCGCACGGAATGATCACCACCATCCACAGTTCGACCAACACGCAGAGCGTACACGACCAGATGCACAAGGACCTGCGTCGGGCGCGCGCTTCCAGCCTGTCGCTGGTGCCAACGACGACCGGTTCGGCGACGGCGATCGCGCTGATCTTCCCGGAACTCAAGGGCAAGCTCGACGGCCATGCGGTCCGCGTCCCCCTGCTCAACGCCTCGCTCACCGACTGCGTCTTCGAGATGCAGCGGCCGACGAGCGTCGACGAGGTCAATGGGCTGCTGAAGGCGGCGGCGCACGGTGCGCTGCAGGGGATTCTCGGCTACGAGGAGCGGCCACTGGTGTCGATGGACTACGCGACCGATCCGCGCTCGTCGATCATCGATGCAGCGCACACCCTGGTGATCAACGGTACGCTGGTCAAGATCTACGCCTGGTACGACAACGAGTGGGGCTATGCCAACCGCTATGTCGAACTGGCGGCGAAGGTGGCGGCGTCGCTGTAGACGCGTATCGATCGAAGCTGTCGTCCCGGTGGCGGCAGCCAGGCCCGTGCACGGGCGAATGCGCCGCTGCGACGGCGGCGCAAACTGGAGAGGCACGATGAGCGACCCAGCGGCAGGCAAGAGCGGCACGGCACGCGCCGGTCTGCGCAACTACGTGCTCGTCACCGGCGCCTACTGGGCGGACACGGTGACCGACGGCGCGGTGCGCATGTTGGTTCTGTTCTACTTCTACGGCCTCGGCTACACGCCGTTCGCCGTCGCTTCGCTGTTCATCTTCTACGAAGTCTTCGGCATCCTGACCAACCTCTTCGGTGGTTACATCGGTGCGCGCTTCGGCCTCAAGACGACCCTGTTCGTCGGCCTCGGCACGCAGCTCGCGGCGCTGTCGATGCTCGCCTTCGCGCCGCAGGCGTGGCTCGTCGTTGCCTGGGTGATGGTTTCGCAGGCGTTGAGCGGCATCGCCAAGGACATGACCAAGATGAGTTCGAAGAGCGCCGTCAAGCTCATCGTCCCGGAGGACGCTTCGGCAACCCTGTACCGCTGGGTGTCGATCCTCACCGGCTCGAAGAACGCGCTCAAGGGCGTCGGTTTCTTCCTCGGCGGTCTGCTGCTGACGCTGCTCGGTTTTCAGACGGCGCTGCAGCTTCTCGCCGCACTCGTCGCCACAACCCTGATCGCTGCCGCGCTGCTGATGCGCGGCGGCCTTGGCGAGGCGAACAGGAAGGCCAAATTCGGCCAGATGTTCTCGCGCAACGGTGCCGTCAACAAGCTCGCAGCGGCGCGCATCTTCCTGTTCGGCGCGCGCGACGTTTGGTTCGTCGTCGGCCTGCCGGTCTTCCTGTCCAGCGTTCTCGGCTGGACCTTCTGGCAGTCCGGCGGCTTCCTCGCGGTGTGGGTGATTGGTTATGGCATCGTCCAGGCGAGCACGCCCGGCCTGCTGCGCAGCCGCGTCGAGGAGCGGCACGAGCCGGACGGCCGGACGGCGACGATCCTCGCTTTCGTTCTCGCCGCGCTGCCGGCAGCGATCGCGCTGGCTCTGGCGGCAGGCATCGCGCCGGCAGTGGTGGTAGTCGTCGGGCTGATCGTCTTCGGCGCCGTCTTTGCGCTCAACTCGGCGGTGCATTCGTACCTGATTCTCGCCTACACCGACAGCGACAAGGTGGCGATGAACGTCGGCTTCTATTACATGGCAAACGCTGCCGGTCGCCTCGCCGGCACGGTGCTGTCGGGCGCACTCTACCAGTGGGGGCTGCAGAGCGGGCCGAGCGACGGGCTGATCGCCTGCCTCTGGGCGTCGTCGGCCTTCGTCCTCGTCGCCGGCCTGCTGTCGCTGCTGCTGCCGCGAACCCCCGGCCCGCAGACGAAGCCGATCAAGCTTGGCGATCTCGGCGAGTGATCTGCGCGAGCGCACGATCCCGCGATCGTGCGCTCGCGGCCTTGCTCCGCATGGCCGTGCATGCGTGCGAAACGGCGGGTCGTTGCCGCCGATGCGACTTCCGTGGCAACCCCGGATGGGCCCAGTCCATCGCCCGTGGGATCAGCTGCCTGGTGTCGCGCGCCCGGCCGCCGAAAAGGCGTTGCAGCCCAGGAACGGCACTCGGCGAGGGAACTGCACGGCCGACAGGGAGGGTGCCGGTGACGTCGTGGCATTGCTGCGTGATCTTGGCACGAGTACATCCTGCAGGTGCTCGCGTGCTGCTGCGCCAGGGCGAAAAAAAGGCACCGCCGTGGCGATGCCTTTCGCTGACTGCCTGCGAGCAGCCTAGAACCCGGCGCCCCTGATCGACTTCAGACCCTTGTAGACGGCCTTGCTGCCGAGTTGCTCCTCGATGCGCAGCAACTGGTTGTACTTGCAGACACGGTCGGTGCGTGACAGCGAGCCGGTCTTGATCTGCCCGGCGCCGGTGCCGACGGCAAGGTCGGCGATGAAGGAGTCTTCCGTCTCGCCCGAACGATGCGACGAGATGACGCCGTAGCCTGCCTTTTGCGCCATGCGGATGGCGTCGAGGGTTTCGGTGACGGTGCCGATCTGGTTGACCTTGATCAGGATGGCGTTCGCGGCCTTCATGTCGATTCCCTGCTTCAGGCGCGTCGGGTTGGTGACGAAGAAATCGTCACCAACGATCTGCACCTTGTCGCCGAGGGCCTTGGTGAACTTGACGTAGCCTTCCCAGTCGCTCTGGTCGAGACCGTCCTCGATCGAGACGATCGGGTATTTCTTGCACCACTCGGTGTACTTGGCGATCATGTCGTCGTCGGTGAACAGCTTGTCCGGATTCGACTTCCAGAACTTGTAGCCCTGCCGGCCGCCCTCGTCGAAAAGCTCGGAGGACGCGCAGTCGAGGGCGATGGCGATCTGCTTGCCGGGCTTGTAGCCGGCGGCGGTGATCGCCTGCATGACGACCTCCAGCGCTTCGTCGTTCGACAGGTTGGGAGCGAAGCCGCCCTCATCGCCGACGGCGGTGACATGGCCGCCCTTCTTGAGGATGGTCTTCAGTGCGTGGAAGACTTCGGTGATCCACTGCAGGCCCTGCGAGAAGCTCTCGGCACCGACCGGCATGATCATGAACTCCTGGAAGTCGATCAGGTTGTCGGCATGCTTGCCGCCGTTGATGATGTTGGCCATTGGCGTCGGCAGGACGAAGCTGCGATTCTTGTGGATCTTGCCGATGTACTTCCACAACGGCATCTTGCTGACGTTGGCGCCGGCCATGGTGATCGCCATCGATGCACCGAGGATCGCGTTGGCGCCGAGGTTCGACTTGTTGGGCGTGCCGTCGAGGGCGATCATCGCCTCGTCGAGTTCGCGCTGATTGAGCGGGTTCTTGCCCTTGAGGAGCTTGGCGATGCGCGTGTTGACGGCTTCGACCGCCTTCAGCACGCCCTTGCCGAGATAGACCTTCTTGTCGCCGTCACGCAGTTCGCAGGCTTCGAACTCGCCGGTCGAAGCACCCGATGGAACGGCGGCGCGCGCGAGAAAACCGTTGTCGAGGCTGATGTCGACTTCGACGGTCGGGTTGCCGCGTGAATCGAGAATCTGCCGACCGACAACCTTGGTGATCTTGACGAATTCCGGGGTGGCAACGGCTTCTGTTTCTACTGCCTGTTCGACTTCTTTCGCTTTCTTGACTTTGTCGGCTTTTGCCATGATCGAGCTCCATAGGAGTGGTTTGGTGGAAAGTTCGCGGAACGGCACTGGCACCGATCATACCGAATTCGGATGAAGCGGCGCAATGCTTGTGTCGGGGAAAATGTCTTTTGTTATCAAACTCGGGCCGCAGCGGGCTCGCGGATGGTGCAGCGGCTGTCGTGCGCCGCGCCGGCCCCGCGAACGCTGCTTCGGCGTGGCCGCAGGTCCATGGATTCGATCGTCGCGTCGAGGCGCTGACGGATCAGCAGCCGGGACGGGTGGTGCGGAGCATCATCCGCCGTTGGCGGCGCCTGCCCACCGGTTCGCGGAGCCGGCGCCGGGGGTACGGAAGCCTGCTGCGGCTGCTGGCGATCACGCGCCTGGCGGGCCCTCGCCGCCCTCGGGTTGTCGGTGGACAGCGGTGTCGGTGCAGGTGCCCCCAGGACAGGGGCCGCGGCAGGGGCCCGCATCGTCCGCTTCGCGGCCTCGTCGTTCAGCACCGGCGGCGCCCGCCATGGGACGGACGCCGCCAGCGGCTCGGGTGACTAGGCGATCCTGACCTCGACCTTGCGCGGTTGCGCGTGCTCGGCTTTCGGGATCGACAGCTTGAGCACACCCTGGTTGAACTCGGCCGCCACCTTGCCGGCGTCGAGTTCCTTCGACAGGGTGAAGACACGCCGATAACGCGGCAGGTTGACCTCGGCATGGCTGGCCTCCATGCCGCCGGGCATTTCAAGGTCGATCTCGCCTTCGATGGTCAGCGTCTCGGCCTCGATCTGCAGGTGCAGCCTGTCCTTCGGAACGCCGGGAAGGTCGGCATAGAGGGTGATTCCCGCGGCGTCCTCGATGACGTCCACCGGCGGCAACAACGCGGCCTCGTCGGCGACGGACTGCTTCTTGACGGGAGTGTTGTCTGACATGTTCGATCCTCCTTACTGAATGGTGATGCGGCGAGGCTGCGCCGACTGCTTGCGGGCGATGCTGATGCGCAGGACGCCGTCGCGGTACCTGGCATCCACGGCATTGGCGTCGACATCGTCGGGTAGCGTCACGACGCGCCGGAAGCGACCGGCAAAACGCTCGTCGATGTGCACCGTGGCGGCTTCGGCAGCCACTGGCAGCTTGCGTTCGCCGGCGACGGTGAGCACGCCCTTCTCGATCTGCACCTCGAGTGTTGCCGGGTCGATGCCAGGGGCGAAGGCGTAGATTTCGACGGACTGCGGTGTGCCGCCGACGTTCATCGCCGGGAAACCGCCGCGGGCGATGCCGCGTATGCTCGGCGAGAAGTGGAAGGTCTGCTGCAGCTCACGTTGCAGCCGGTCCAGTTCGGACAGGACGTCGCGGGGGAACAGGGAGCGATAGATCATCTTGAATCCTCCATCGGTTGGTCGGGAGCGCCGGAAGTGGCGCTTGAAGACCAAGGTGGGGGCGGCGGAGGAAACTTCAATATCTTGATTTCCGCCGCAAAGGGGACTATTAATCCCGAAGCGGCGGTGGCCGCTGCCCACTCGAGGATGGTGCATGGAATACAAGGACTACTACCAGATTCTGGGCGTTGCGCGTGACGCTACGGCCGATGACATCAAGAAGGCTTTCCGCAAGCTGGCGCGCAGGTATCACCCGGACGTGTCGAAGGAGGCGAACGCCGAGGCACGCATGAAGGAACTGAACGAGGCCAACGCGGTACTCTCGGACCCC
This genomic interval carries:
- a CDS encoding Hsp20/alpha crystallin family protein, which gives rise to MSDNTPVKKQSVADEAALLPPVDVIEDAAGITLYADLPGVPKDRLHLQIEAETLTIEGEIDLEMPGGMEASHAEVNLPRYRRVFTLSKELDAGKVAAEFNQGVLKLSIPKAEHAQPRKVEVRIA
- a CDS encoding Hsp20/alpha crystallin family protein, which codes for MIYRSLFPRDVLSELDRLQRELQQTFHFSPSIRGIARGGFPAMNVGGTPQSVEIYAFAPGIDPATLEVQIEKGVLTVAGERKLPVAAEAATVHIDERFAGRFRRVVTLPDDVDANAVDARYRDGVLRISIARKQSAQPRRITIQ